The following coding sequences lie in one Glycine max cultivar Williams 82 chromosome 19, Glycine_max_v4.0, whole genome shotgun sequence genomic window:
- the LOC100786306 gene encoding uncharacterized protein isoform X2, whose protein sequence is MGCTYSVYRKKKSSFPEVVVFVPSTRIPVQSDLQRMVKGVIPRDLADKLTSLRNQIVLIAEDTGGSAIAELRRALKEYLSVLIGLTKKEYGPEGLIDFKWKNLEDGRQDSSISNTWFEVLSSVHLMAMLTLSDADSLMIPKDPSGSGFRVVSSDSKREAIDLLLKASGYLEFCVRDVLTRIPAETKKTFPHDLQEGVLEAIAIQTLGQGTEIQLGLAVESQKATLSVKRRLACEQLIYFTQAYHCLSGCDINQGHGRKQIRFIKWKFLEAKAAAYYYHGLILDKGSEPSIHIGSVSCFLAAEELLAESKKACLSFCLAPPVTRAPPLWGAMKFLHQKIPEVASRKSQMYGYLWEQEKGLQSLPDLPEFQLSLRPDDYELPEIDPAWDSENWESLGQPLKEHLRDSDEHDENPTD, encoded by the exons ATGGGGTGCACTTACTCTGTGTATAGGAAGAAAAAATCAAGCTTCCCTGAAGTGGTGGTCTTTGTTCCATCAACAAGAATTCCGGTTCAATCTGATCTCCAAAGGATGGTCAAGGGTGTAATTCCAAGGGATCTTGCTGATAAATTAACTTCACTAAGGAATCAGATAGTGTTGATTGCAGAGGATACTG GTGGGTCAGCTATAGCTGAATTGCGGCGAGCTTTGAAAGAATATTTGTCTGTTCTGATTGGACTTACAAAGAAAG AGTATGGTCCTGAAGGACTAATAGATTTCAAGTGgaaaaatttagaagatgggAGACAA GATAGCAGTATATCAAATACCTGGTTTGAGGTGCTATCTTCAGTTCACCTTATGGCTATGCTGACACTCTCTGACGCTGACTCACTGATGATTCCAAAGGATCCCTCAGGGTCTGGATTCAGGGTTGTATCTTCAG ATAGCAAGAGGGAAGCAATTGATTTGTTACTCAAGGCATCAGGATACCTGGAGTTCTGTGTAAGGGATGTTCTTACTCGGATACCTGCTGAAACAAA GAAAACTTTTCCCCACGACTTACAGGAAGGTGTATTGGAGGCTATTGCTATTCAAACACTAGGCCAG GGAACTGAGATTCAACTTGGTCTTGCGGTGGAAAGTCAGAAGGCAACTTTGTCTGTGAAGAGGAGGTTGGCATGTGAACAGCTGATTTACTTTACTCAG GCTTATCACTGCTTGTCAGGATGCGACATCAACCAAGGGCATGGAAGGAAGCAAATTCGATTTATCAAATGGAAGTTCCTTGAAGCCAAG GCTGCAGCCTACTACTACCATGGTCTGATCCTTGACAAGGGTAGTGAACCAAGCATCCACATTGGTTCTGTGTCTTGTTTTCTTGCTGCAGAAGAGCTTCTGGCTGAAAGCAAGAAGGCCTGCTTAAGCTTTTGTCTTGCACCTCCAGTGACAAG GGCTCCTCCACTCTGGGGTGCTATGAAATTTTTACACCAGAAAATTCCTGAAGTTGCATCAAGGAAGTCCCAGATGTATGGTTACCTCTGGGAGCAAGAGAA GGGTCTTCAATCATTGCCAGACCTTCCTGAGTTCCAATTATCATTACGTCCAGATGACTATGAATTGCCTGAAATTGATCCGGCATGGGATAGTGAAAACTGGGAATCTCTTGGGCAGCCATTGAAGGAGCACCTTAGAGATAGTGATGAGCATGATGAGAATCCAACTGAttga
- the LOC100786306 gene encoding uncharacterized protein isoform X1, with amino-acid sequence MLDALLERMGCTYSVYRKKKSSFPEVVVFVPSTRIPVQSDLQRMVKGVIPRDLADKLTSLRNQIVLIAEDTGGSAIAELRRALKEYLSVLIGLTKKEYGPEGLIDFKWKNLEDGRQDSSISNTWFEVLSSVHLMAMLTLSDADSLMIPKDPSGSGFRVVSSDSKREAIDLLLKASGYLEFCVRDVLTRIPAETKKTFPHDLQEGVLEAIAIQTLGQGTEIQLGLAVESQKATLSVKRRLACEQLIYFTQAYHCLSGCDINQGHGRKQIRFIKWKFLEAKAAAYYYHGLILDKGSEPSIHIGSVSCFLAAEELLAESKKACLSFCLAPPVTRAPPLWGAMKFLHQKIPEVASRKSQMYGYLWEQEKGLQSLPDLPEFQLSLRPDDYELPEIDPAWDSENWESLGQPLKEHLRDSDEHDENPTD; translated from the exons ATGCTA GATGCTTTGCTTGAAAGGATGGGGTGCACTTACTCTGTGTATAGGAAGAAAAAATCAAGCTTCCCTGAAGTGGTGGTCTTTGTTCCATCAACAAGAATTCCGGTTCAATCTGATCTCCAAAGGATGGTCAAGGGTGTAATTCCAAGGGATCTTGCTGATAAATTAACTTCACTAAGGAATCAGATAGTGTTGATTGCAGAGGATACTG GTGGGTCAGCTATAGCTGAATTGCGGCGAGCTTTGAAAGAATATTTGTCTGTTCTGATTGGACTTACAAAGAAAG AGTATGGTCCTGAAGGACTAATAGATTTCAAGTGgaaaaatttagaagatgggAGACAA GATAGCAGTATATCAAATACCTGGTTTGAGGTGCTATCTTCAGTTCACCTTATGGCTATGCTGACACTCTCTGACGCTGACTCACTGATGATTCCAAAGGATCCCTCAGGGTCTGGATTCAGGGTTGTATCTTCAG ATAGCAAGAGGGAAGCAATTGATTTGTTACTCAAGGCATCAGGATACCTGGAGTTCTGTGTAAGGGATGTTCTTACTCGGATACCTGCTGAAACAAA GAAAACTTTTCCCCACGACTTACAGGAAGGTGTATTGGAGGCTATTGCTATTCAAACACTAGGCCAG GGAACTGAGATTCAACTTGGTCTTGCGGTGGAAAGTCAGAAGGCAACTTTGTCTGTGAAGAGGAGGTTGGCATGTGAACAGCTGATTTACTTTACTCAG GCTTATCACTGCTTGTCAGGATGCGACATCAACCAAGGGCATGGAAGGAAGCAAATTCGATTTATCAAATGGAAGTTCCTTGAAGCCAAG GCTGCAGCCTACTACTACCATGGTCTGATCCTTGACAAGGGTAGTGAACCAAGCATCCACATTGGTTCTGTGTCTTGTTTTCTTGCTGCAGAAGAGCTTCTGGCTGAAAGCAAGAAGGCCTGCTTAAGCTTTTGTCTTGCACCTCCAGTGACAAG GGCTCCTCCACTCTGGGGTGCTATGAAATTTTTACACCAGAAAATTCCTGAAGTTGCATCAAGGAAGTCCCAGATGTATGGTTACCTCTGGGAGCAAGAGAA GGGTCTTCAATCATTGCCAGACCTTCCTGAGTTCCAATTATCATTACGTCCAGATGACTATGAATTGCCTGAAATTGATCCGGCATGGGATAGTGAAAACTGGGAATCTCTTGGGCAGCCATTGAAGGAGCACCTTAGAGATAGTGATGAGCATGATGAGAATCCAACTGAttga